One Pecten maximus chromosome 7, xPecMax1.1, whole genome shotgun sequence genomic window carries:
- the LOC117331814 gene encoding mucin-2-like encodes MQLKTRNIKALWMIGCLHYIISMVNALPTVEKTPQSPGTDAGGVFDTDQQVAPPTTADNTNSEDATSKSETAGSITDNAMNFPASSEASKSGTDDGSSIPLSAFNTMVPISQGTYSLRETNSVPTIMTTTRGNIGTGIPSNAILNTNLNQQASLSGGQLGNNGFLATVAKPNPSQISGRVMFSPLTMRNNMQRNMNMIPRPTSRATVVGPPTRTSSTFKAFQSRPGMTLPFVKPISSQSFTPRFSPTRNSPLPPSNFQTSFYSPTEPTFPITPFVRSGFSSVPFPPPSANTREVLSRAQTVTIGQPIRVTFSSPPATFARTLPSVSLPSPASVSFPPFISTSVGSSVPSNTFSSAPTQFFSSLPTVNPKPSTIILNNNALPNRPANPASIRMQSPPPPAQVTSFQPLPLMRSQSQISVTPFNLGYTPMSAPTSIPVSFAQMPTVVPIFAAPMPQATTNIIGGRMSPPPLIQQAGGFVPNIGGGSQLGGFVPNIGGGSQVGAGEVATAVGGIPGGGMFQANIPPVESPSLMASINEFLSPMVRGFQSL; translated from the exons ATGCAATTAAAGACGAGAAATATTAAGGCGCTATGGATGATAGGATGTTTACACTACATTATTTCGATGGTGAATGCTTTACCAACTGTAGAGAAAACTCCACAGAGCCCAGGAACAGATGCTGGTGGTGTGTTTGATACCGACCAACAAGTGGCACCCCCTACAACTGCCGATAACACTAATTCGGAAGATGCAACTTCTAAAAGTGAGACCGCAGGATCAATCACCGACAATGCTATGAATTTCCCTGCGTCCAGTGAAGCAAGTAAATCTGGTACGGACGACGGATCGTCTATACCGCTTAGCGCATTTAACACGATGGTTCCGATTTCGCAGGGTACCTACTCGCTTCGCGAAACTAACAGTGTGCCTACAATAATGACTACTACGCGGGGTAATATCGGCACTGGAATACCAAGCAACGCCATCCTTAATACAAACCTTAACCAGCAGGCGTCACTGTCTGGTGGACAGTTAGGTAACAACGGTTTCTTAGCAACTGTTGCAAAACCAAATCCTTCACAAATATCTGGTAGAGTAATGTTTTCGCCGCTTACTATGAGAAACAACATGCAACGAAATATGAATATGATTCCGAGACCAACAAGTCGTGCAACCGTGGTAGGCCCGCCTACACGTACGTCTTCTACTTTCAAGGCTTTTCAAAGCAGACCAGGAATGACGTTACCATTTGTGAAACCTATCTCCAGCCAATCGTTTACACCTAGGTTCTCTCCAACAAGGAATTCACCATTGCCTCCTTCAAATTTTCAAACATCATTTTATTCTCCAACTGAGCCAACATTCCCCATAACTCCTTTTGTTCGGTCTGGATTTTCTTCAGTTCCGTTTCCCCCACCATCAGCAAATACGCGCGAAGTTCTGTCCAGGGCCCAGACAGTAACTATTGGGCAACCAATTCGTGTGACCTTTTCGTCTCCCCCTGCTACATTTGCAAGAACTCTGCCCTCAGTTTCACTTCCTTCGCCAGCTTCTGTGTCATTCCCACCGTTCATTTCAACATCGGTAGGTTCTTCTGTCCCGTCAAATACGTTCTCCAGTGCACCTACTCAGTTTTTCTCTTCACTTCCGACAGTAAATCCCAAACCCTCAACAATCATTCTCAATAATAATGCCCTACCTAACCGCCCAGCTAACCCAGCGTCCATACGAATGCAATCACCCCCACCTCCCGCGCAAGTGACATCATTTCAGCCACTTCCGCTAATGAGATCCCAATCCCAAATCAGTGTGACTCCGTTTAACCTTGGTTATACACCTATGTCTGCTCCTACATCAATTCCGGTTTCATTTGCACAAATGCCAACAGTGGTCCCAATTTTCGCAGCCCCAATGCCTCAAGCGACGACAAACATTATTGGTGGTCGTATGTCGCCGCCACCTTTAATTCAGCAAGCAGGAGGTTTCGTACCTAACATTGGAGGAGGATCACAATTAGGAGGTTTCGTACCTAACATTGGAGGAGGATCACAAGTAGGAGCAGGGGAAGTAGCCACGGCAGTTGGAGGAATACCGGGAGGTGGCATGTTTCAGGCCAATATACCGCCAGTCGAATCACCTTCCCTAATGGCGTCAATCAATGAATTTCTGAGTCCCATGGTGAGAGGTTTTCAG tCCCTCTAA